The Papaver somniferum cultivar HN1 chromosome 3, ASM357369v1, whole genome shotgun sequence genome includes a region encoding these proteins:
- the LOC113357422 gene encoding uncharacterized protein LOC113357422, producing the protein MSGSGGFSFARSRKGDRFYNPPAMRRQQQLQLLQKQQQQQQQLQQQQLEQMELKEMMREEENRSECDELSKPSISYSPPLRPNNSTNLDRFLASTQPFVPAQYFPKKMGGREWRNGIHQDSNKVSTDPYYNLGDLWESFKEWSAYGAGVPLVLNGSDSVVQYYVPYLSAIQLYVDPAKPISRLRRPGEESDAESSRESSSDGSGSDDAERRSNLVSDRASKQNPLDVGRLSLRDKPQVGSSSDDADASNPTAMPKFQYMEQEAPYSREPLADKISVLSSRFPELKTYRSCDLLPASWMSVAWYPIYRIPTGPTLQDLDACFLTFHSLAAPFRNASNCQPEGSACEKLYIPAFGLASYKFKGSVWTPNGPYEHQQASSLLQKADNWLRLLQVDHPDYRFFVSHNTYRR; encoded by the exons ATGTCTGGTTCCGGTGGTTTTTCATTCGCTCGTAGTCGTAAAGGAGATAGATTTTATAATCCACCTGCTATGCGTAGACAACAGCAGCTACAGTTGTTAcaaaaacagcagcaacaacaacaacagttacagcagcagcagctggaaCAGATGGAGTTGAAAGAAATGATGAGGGAAGAAGAAAATCGTTCTGAATGTGATGAATTATCTAAACCATCAATTAGTTATTCACCACCATTAAGACCTAATAATTCAACTAATTTAGATAGGTTTCTAGCGTCAACTCAACCTTTTGTTCCTGCTCAGTATTTCCCTAAG AAGATGGGTGGGAGGGAATGGAGAAATGGAATTCATCAGGATAGTAATAAGGTATCTACAGATCCTTATTATAATCTTGGGGATCTATGGGAATCTTTCAAAGAATGGAGTGCTTATGGAGCTGGAGTTCCTCTTGTTTTGAATGGGAGTGATTCTGTTGTTCAGTATTATGTACCTTATCTATCAGCTATTCAGCTGTACGTCGACCCGGCTAAGCCCATATCTAGGTTGAG GCGACCTGGGGAGGAGAGTGATGCTGAGTCCTCAAGGGAGTCAAGTAGtgatggtagtggcagtgatgatGCGGAAAGGCGCTCAAATCTTGTCTCGGACAGAGCAAGTAAGCAGAATCCTTTGGACGTTGGTAGACTATCATTGAGAGACAAACCGCAAGTGGGTTCATCGAGCGATGATGCTGATGCTTCCAACCCGACAGCTATGCCCAAGTTTCAATACATGGAACAAGAAGCCCCTTACAGCCGCGAGCCTTTGGCAGATAAG ATTTCAGTTCTTTCCTCTCGATTCCCCGAGCTTAAAACATACCGGAGCTGTGACTTGCTGCCTGCAAGTTGGATGTCTGTGGCCTG GTATCCTATATACAGAATTCCTACAGGTCCAACCCTACAGGATTTGGATGCATGTTTTCTAACATTCCACTCTCTGGCAGCACCTTTCCGAA ATGCTAGCAATTGTCAACCAGAAGGGAGTGCGTGTGAGAAGCTTTATATACCTGCCTTTGGGCTTGCATCATACAAGTTTAAGGGTTCAGTTTGGACTCCAAATGGACCGTATGAGCACCAACAAGCGAGCTCATTATTGCAGAAGGCAGACAACTGGCTTCGACTGTTACAAGTCGATCATCCTGACTACCGGTTCTTTGTTTCACATAACACATATAGAAGGTAA